A single genomic interval of Candidatus Abyssobacteria bacterium SURF_5 harbors:
- a CDS encoding arginine--tRNA ligase, with amino-acid sequence MEKEIESKIKAKIAGAIEKAIEDGSVRLDAVPEIRLETPNNPEHGDYATNVSLQLARLARTAPMKIADAVVRHIEVSDELFEKVVVAAPGFINFYLKDRAVAAVISQVLSAGDTYGSSRIGAGKRVNVEFVSSNPTGPLTIGHGRQATLGDVLSNCLTFCGYDVTREYYYNDAGKQMDMLARSVHARYQQLFDPSSAFPDEGYQGDYIRDVAEDIRKQEGDKYVGKDDQATIDFFRQFAVREMIALIDRDLKYYGVRFDMWSLESALYSEGKVERALKLLEEHGFLYEQEGALWFRSSALGDEKDRVVRRSNGALTYFAGDIAYHVDKHERGFDRAIDIWGADHHGYVPRMMAVIKALGYPDDFLECIVHQMVSFVRDGKEIKMSTRAGQFVTLYDLVHEVGLPVTRFFFLMRSYDSHLVFDFDLAKKESSENPVYYIQYAHARISSINKHAESKGFDLDRNREADLSLLKEPEEVDLMKYLSKFPSVVEAAAEKREVHRIPAFILEVVGLFHAYYNKHIVVSDNEQLSLARLALVEAVRQVVKNALHLLGIEAPERM; translated from the coding sequence ATGGAAAAAGAGATAGAGTCAAAAATAAAGGCGAAAATAGCCGGCGCCATTGAGAAGGCAATTGAAGACGGAAGTGTGCGTCTGGACGCAGTTCCCGAAATCCGCCTGGAGACGCCGAATAATCCCGAGCACGGCGATTACGCCACGAATGTTTCGCTTCAGCTTGCGCGTCTTGCGCGAACGGCTCCGATGAAGATCGCGGATGCAGTTGTCAGACATATCGAAGTGAGCGACGAGCTTTTCGAGAAAGTGGTCGTTGCCGCACCGGGTTTCATCAATTTTTACTTGAAGGACCGGGCGGTGGCCGCGGTCATTTCGCAGGTTCTTTCGGCCGGCGACACGTATGGGAGCTCGCGCATCGGCGCCGGAAAAAGGGTGAACGTCGAGTTTGTGAGCAGCAATCCGACCGGTCCGCTCACCATTGGTCACGGCAGGCAGGCGACGCTTGGCGACGTGCTCTCGAACTGCCTCACGTTCTGCGGATACGACGTGACCCGCGAGTACTATTACAACGACGCCGGCAAGCAGATGGACATGCTTGCGCGCTCCGTCCATGCGCGCTATCAGCAGCTTTTCGATCCTTCGTCCGCGTTTCCCGATGAAGGCTATCAGGGGGATTATATCCGTGACGTGGCCGAAGATATCCGCAAGCAGGAAGGCGATAAGTATGTCGGGAAGGATGATCAGGCGACCATCGATTTTTTCAGGCAGTTCGCCGTTCGCGAGATGATCGCGCTCATCGACCGCGACCTGAAATATTATGGCGTTCGCTTCGACATGTGGTCGCTCGAATCGGCCCTCTATTCGGAAGGAAAGGTCGAGCGCGCGCTCAAGCTTCTCGAAGAGCACGGATTTCTATATGAACAGGAAGGCGCGCTTTGGTTCCGCAGCTCCGCCCTCGGCGACGAGAAGGATCGCGTCGTCAGAAGAAGCAACGGCGCTCTGACCTACTTTGCCGGCGATATCGCCTATCACGTGGACAAGCACGAGCGCGGGTTTGATCGCGCCATCGACATCTGGGGCGCCGACCATCACGGGTACGTCCCGCGCATGATGGCTGTCATCAAGGCGCTCGGCTATCCCGACGATTTTCTGGAATGCATCGTGCACCAGATGGTGAGCTTTGTGCGCGACGGGAAGGAAATAAAAATGTCGACGCGCGCCGGGCAGTTTGTTACCTTATATGACCTGGTGCACGAAGTCGGGCTGCCGGTAACGCGCTTCTTTTTCCTGATGCGCAGCTACGACAGCCATCTTGTTTTCGATTTCGATCTCGCGAAAAAGGAGTCAAGCGAGAACCCTGTGTATTACATTCAATACGCGCACGCGCGGATCAGCAGCATCAACAAACACGCTGAATCCAAGGGATTTGATCTTGATCGCAATCGCGAAGCCGATTTGTCGCTCCTGAAGGAACCCGAAGAGGTTGATCTCATGAAGTATCTCTCGAAGTTCCCATCGGTGGTCGAGGCGGCCGCCGAGAAGCGCGAGGTCCATCGCATTCCGGCGTTCATTCTTGAGGTCGTCGGCCTATTCCACGCCTACTACAACAAACACATCGTGGTATCCGACAACGAGCAACTTTCGCTTGCGCGCCTGGCTCTGGTCGAGGCGGTCCGCCAGGTGGTCAAAAACGCGCTGCACCTGCTCGGAATTGAAGCGCCCGAGCGGATGTAG